The following proteins are encoded in a genomic region of Chryseobacterium cucumeris:
- a CDS encoding alpha/beta hydrolase: MNLDYLVREPEHITSQTPILFMLHGYGSNEQDLFSFRETLPNDWIIVSFRAPRDTQFEGYSWYDINFNDPENFIDVPQANESLHAVLESMLKIINHYGLTESKAHLCGFSQGGILCYALALKHPELFNRVACMSSYPEEKILDGIVKDKKKLEGLRFFISHGTDDAVIPLEWGRKAADLLYDLSCYFTFREYMSGHGVNQKNYMDLMDFFSK, from the coding sequence ATGAATTTAGATTACTTAGTAAGAGAGCCGGAACATATTACTTCCCAAACTCCCATTCTTTTTATGCTTCATGGCTATGGCAGCAATGAGCAGGATCTTTTCAGTTTTAGAGAAACGCTTCCCAATGACTGGATCATTGTAAGTTTCAGGGCTCCCCGTGATACTCAGTTTGAAGGATACTCATGGTATGATATCAATTTTAATGATCCCGAAAATTTTATCGATGTCCCTCAGGCCAATGAATCTTTACATGCAGTTCTGGAAAGTATGTTGAAGATTATTAACCACTATGGACTTACGGAAAGCAAAGCTCACCTTTGCGGCTTCAGCCAGGGAGGAATACTGTGCTACGCTCTGGCTTTAAAACATCCTGAGCTTTTCAATCGTGTTGCCTGTATGAGCAGCTATCCTGAAGAAAAAATTCTGGACGGTATTGTAAAAGATAAAAAGAAACTGGAAGGACTTCGTTTCTTCATTTCTCATGGTACGGATGATGCTGTGATACCGCTTGAGTGGGGAAGAAAAGCCGCAGATCTGCTTTATGATCTCAGCTGTTACTTTACGTTCAGAGAGTATATGAGCGGACATGGCGTCAATCAGAAAAATTATATGGATTTGATGGACTTTTTTTCAAAATAA
- a CDS encoding PDZ domain-containing protein translates to MKFRLFLLGLLLSIFVSAQNTFELINTKKAVIPFRFINNLIFIPINVNGADLTFLLDTGVSETILFSLENKEVKLSNIEKVKFSGLGGSLSIDGLKSERNIGKIGDAIVNTSMSLYIIIDEEFNISPHVGIPVNGVIGYHFFKDHPIYIDYTSKKITVYENIALLEKKIRRFEEFPITIEKNKPYLHADVEMTNEKKDSKLLIDLGNSDAIWLFPALIKNFVYNRPNIDDFLGRGFNGDIYGKRSRIHNFYLGNFKFEKPLTAMPDEFSIQHVNLVENRKGSIGSEIMRRFTVVFDYPNQKLYLKKNRNFDDPFHFNMSGLDFRQDGLEWQQDRINIETQKSAKVVNEVYKEAFRYKFSLKPIFSIAGVRKDSPAYEAGLKKDDKVLSINGERTADMTLEKIMELMKSSEGRNITMIIQRKNEELTFRFMLEDPIPYQE, encoded by the coding sequence ATGAAATTTAGATTGTTTTTACTGGGATTATTGCTTAGCATTTTTGTAAGTGCCCAGAACACTTTTGAACTAATTAATACTAAAAAAGCGGTTATTCCTTTTCGGTTTATCAACAATCTTATCTTTATCCCTATCAATGTTAATGGTGCTGATCTTACCTTCCTGCTGGATACCGGAGTTTCGGAAACCATACTTTTTAGTCTGGAAAATAAGGAAGTAAAGCTAAGCAATATAGAAAAAGTAAAGTTTTCAGGTCTTGGAGGAAGTTTAAGTATTGACGGCCTGAAATCGGAACGCAATATTGGCAAAATAGGAGATGCTATTGTCAATACCTCTATGTCTCTTTACATTATTATTGATGAAGAGTTTAATATTTCGCCTCATGTAGGAATTCCTGTAAATGGAGTGATTGGCTATCATTTTTTTAAAGACCATCCTATTTATATAGATTATACATCAAAGAAAATAACCGTTTATGAAAATATTGCCCTCCTGGAAAAGAAAATCAGACGGTTTGAAGAGTTTCCCATTACCATTGAAAAGAATAAGCCTTATTTGCATGCCGATGTAGAAATGACCAATGAAAAGAAAGATTCAAAATTACTGATTGACCTTGGAAACAGTGATGCTATCTGGCTCTTCCCTGCTCTTATTAAAAATTTCGTTTACAACAGACCCAATATTGATGATTTCCTTGGCCGCGGTTTCAACGGAGATATCTATGGCAAAAGAAGCAGAATTCATAATTTTTACCTCGGAAATTTTAAATTTGAAAAGCCACTTACTGCTATGCCGGATGAATTTTCTATCCAGCATGTTAATTTGGTAGAAAACAGAAAAGGTTCCATAGGAAGTGAAATTATGCGTAGATTTACTGTAGTTTTTGATTATCCCAATCAAAAGTTATATCTTAAGAAGAACAGAAACTTTGACGATCCTTTTCATTTTAATATGAGCGGACTGGATTTCAGACAAGACGGATTGGAATGGCAGCAGGATAGAATAAATATTGAAACTCAAAAATCAGCTAAAGTAGTAAATGAAGTTTATAAAGAAGCTTTTCGGTATAAATTCAGTCTGAAACCTATATTCTCCATTGCAGGAGTAAGAAAAGACTCTCCAGCCTATGAAGCAGGCCTTAAAAAAGATGACAAAGTTCTGAGCATTAACGGAGAACGAACTGCAGACATGACTCTCGAAAAGATCATGGAACTTATGAAGTCCAGCGAGGGCAGAAATATTACCATGATCATTCAAAGGAAAAACGAAGAACTTACATTCCGCTTCATGCTTGAAGACCCAATTCCTTATCAAGAATAA
- a CDS encoding DNA-binding response regulator, with protein MENEKINIVIVDDHPIVIEGLKMMLKSQPLFNVAGSFASGEETLGFIRSEMVDIVLLDISLPDSNGTDLCREIKKISPNTSVIMFSNRSERSIIMQSIQNGASGYLLKNTSIDNLVVSIRGALSGDIVFCNETKQIISLPSQNILPVPRLTKREKQILQMVAQGKTSNVIAEELFLSPLTVDTHRKNLLQKFHAKNSTELISLAVQQGLIEE; from the coding sequence ATGGAGAATGAAAAAATAAATATTGTCATTGTAGATGATCATCCTATTGTCATTGAAGGATTAAAAATGATGCTGAAAAGCCAGCCTTTATTTAATGTAGCGGGAAGTTTTGCATCCGGTGAGGAAACACTGGGTTTTATCCGGTCAGAAATGGTAGATATTGTTCTTCTGGACATTTCGCTCCCTGATTCCAACGGTACAGATCTCTGCAGAGAAATAAAAAAAATATCACCCAATACCTCTGTCATTATGTTCAGCAACCGTTCGGAAAGAAGTATTATTATGCAGTCTATACAAAACGGAGCAAGCGGCTATCTTCTTAAAAATACGTCCATTGATAATCTTGTAGTATCTATAAGAGGGGCGCTTTCCGGAGATATTGTTTTCTGCAATGAGACCAAGCAGATAATCAGCCTTCCTTCTCAAAATATCCTCCCTGTTCCGAGGCTCACTAAAAGGGAGAAACAAATTCTACAGATGGTAGCACAGGGGAAAACAAGCAATGTAATTGCTGAAGAACTTTTCTTAAGTCCTCTTACCGTAGACACCCACCGCAAGAATCTGCTGCAGAAATTTCATGCAAAGAATTCAACAGAATTGATCAGTCTGGCTGTACAGCAGGGTTTGATTGAAGAATGA
- a CDS encoding L,D-transpeptidase, with protein sequence MKNISVKKSFLYVCLCAFFLISCKKEIEKISDTFKDTVASSEASEVEKDSIKKDSVPVVKKESVPPVMQENGFYNAFVLPKDKKMRDSVYAEFSKKYSVEERTAILALNRLDSKSKWNADTLVVPAKIDTTLMAYSPFPMQLDVLSGVKKFVIFSYPIQAFAVYSNGSLVKWGPTSMGKKAAQTTRGLTFANWKKKLAISTVSTEWKLPYNFNIHNIGGIGWHEYTLPGYPASHSCLRLLRKDAQWLYSYADTWILNPGGATTKAKGTAVMVFGDYKWGGRKPWRNLLDDPNANNISVEELTKLLEPDVPKMLKEQSNREKVVDSIKAAKAASAPVQNEKPAEPLSN encoded by the coding sequence ATGAAAAACATATCTGTGAAAAAATCCTTTCTTTATGTCTGTTTATGCGCTTTTTTCTTGATTTCCTGTAAAAAGGAAATAGAAAAGATAAGTGATACTTTTAAAGATACTGTTGCTTCTTCGGAAGCTTCGGAGGTAGAAAAGGATTCCATAAAGAAAGATTCTGTTCCTGTAGTGAAAAAAGAATCTGTTCCGCCTGTTATGCAGGAGAATGGTTTCTATAATGCCTTTGTTCTTCCGAAGGATAAAAAAATGCGTGATTCTGTGTATGCAGAATTCAGCAAGAAATACAGTGTAGAAGAGAGAACTGCTATTTTAGCTTTAAACAGGCTGGACTCTAAAAGTAAATGGAATGCCGATACTTTGGTTGTTCCTGCAAAAATAGATACAACATTGATGGCATATTCACCGTTTCCAATGCAGCTGGATGTATTAAGCGGAGTGAAAAAGTTTGTCATATTCTCATATCCTATACAGGCTTTTGCTGTATATTCCAATGGAAGTCTTGTAAAATGGGGCCCGACAAGTATGGGTAAAAAAGCAGCCCAGACCACAAGAGGGCTTACTTTTGCCAACTGGAAAAAGAAACTTGCCATTTCTACGGTAAGTACTGAATGGAAACTTCCTTATAACTTTAATATTCACAATATCGGAGGAATTGGATGGCATGAATATACCCTTCCGGGATATCCTGCTTCCCACTCATGTCTCCGATTGCTGAGGAAAGATGCCCAATGGCTGTATTCTTATGCAGATACCTGGATTCTGAATCCCGGCGGTGCTACAACAAAAGCCAAAGGAACAGCGGTAATGGTATTCGGAGATTACAAATGGGGAGGAAGAAAACCATGGAGAAATCTTTTGGACGATCCTAATGCTAACAATATTTCCGTTGAAGAATTGACGAAGCTTTTAGAGCCGGACGTTCCAAAAATGCTTAAAGAACAAAGCAACAGAGAAAAAGTGGTGGATTCTATCAAAGCAGCAAAAGCAGCATCTGCACCTGTTCAGAATGAAAAGCCTGCAGAACCTTTATCTAATTGA